The following are from one region of the Magallana gigas chromosome 4, xbMagGiga1.1, whole genome shotgun sequence genome:
- the LOC136275091 gene encoding uncharacterized protein → MPIFFSYTGQRRRVERMQETSHKKGSISPFHLFLLAEKYGNKNSCLTDLRIITICLLGYSGFLRFLEIVNIRRSDISFQDQHVSIFIQKSITDKYNEGSHVCIAEMGTKTCPVYKKKFGLHSLRSGGATAAAAARVNDRIFKKHGRWKSETAKDSYVRETLSEKLSVSSNLGI, encoded by the exons ATGCCAATCTTCTTTAGTTACACAGGTCAAAGAAGGCGTGTTGAGAGAATGCAGGAAACCAGTCACAAAAAGGGATCTATTTCGCCTTTCCATTTATTTCTTCTTGCAGAAAAATATGGCAATAAAAACAGCTGTCTTACAGATTTGAGAATAATAACAATTTGTCTTTTAGGATATTCTGGTTTTCTTAGATTTTTGGAAATTGTTAACATCAGACGATCCGATATTTCATTCCAAGATCAACATGTCTCCATATTTATTCAGAAAAGTATAACAGACAAATATAATGAAGGATCTCATGTTTGTATTGCAGAGATGGGTACCAAAACATGTCCAGTGT ATAAGAAAAAGTTCGGATTACACAGTTTAAGATCAGGAGGCGCTACAGCTGCAGCTGCGGCAAGGGTTAATGacagaattttcaaaaaacatgGCAGGTGGAAAAGTGAAACAGCAAAAGACAGTTATGTAAGGGAAACATTGTCAGAAAAATTGAGTGTTTCAAGTAATCTgggtatataa